In one Neobacillus sp. CF12 genomic region, the following are encoded:
- a CDS encoding Gfo/Idh/MocA family oxidoreductase, with the protein MMVRIAVVGTGWQGQGHLSTMQKISGIEVVGVCELNEETLLKATTKFGVKGFTDYVKMLEESKPDGVIICTPPEVREFLVREAAERGIHCFIEKPPAKDLEMAKKVDEILDQSGVINSVGFMYRYSPAVAYIKELIKGKRVAWVRSAMLDGLALRPNWPRWFFNKEISGGPVFDQAIHIFDLSRYLLGEVERVTGYQGNLVVQKGGDFTVEDSFTLLMKYQNGILQNHTHTWSYPDVFTQIELISDQLHLTLDLVKGSVTGKVEGEAVSFEAEEHGLYQLELEAFAKAIEEKNPEFVLATYKDSIQSLSVALEALEVLEADKKVNS; encoded by the coding sequence ATGATGGTACGGATTGCAGTAGTTGGCACTGGCTGGCAAGGCCAGGGGCATTTAAGTACGATGCAGAAAATATCTGGAATTGAAGTAGTTGGTGTTTGTGAATTAAATGAAGAAACCCTCTTAAAAGCCACAACTAAATTTGGTGTAAAGGGTTTTACTGATTATGTGAAAATGCTTGAGGAAAGTAAGCCTGACGGAGTCATTATATGTACACCACCAGAAGTGCGGGAGTTTCTTGTCCGTGAAGCAGCGGAACGGGGGATCCATTGTTTTATAGAAAAACCGCCTGCAAAAGATCTCGAGATGGCTAAAAAAGTCGATGAGATATTAGATCAATCTGGAGTCATTAACAGTGTTGGCTTTATGTACCGGTACAGTCCTGCTGTTGCCTACATAAAAGAACTTATTAAAGGCAAAAGGGTTGCGTGGGTCCGCAGTGCCATGCTTGATGGTTTAGCACTTCGTCCTAACTGGCCGCGCTGGTTTTTTAATAAAGAAATTTCAGGTGGGCCAGTATTTGATCAGGCGATTCATATCTTTGACCTCTCCCGCTATCTGCTTGGGGAAGTAGAGCGAGTAACTGGTTATCAAGGCAATCTGGTTGTTCAAAAAGGCGGAGACTTTACGGTTGAGGATAGCTTTACCCTTTTGATGAAATACCAAAATGGAATATTACAAAATCATACCCATACTTGGTCCTATCCGGATGTATTTACGCAAATAGAACTAATTTCCGATCAGCTGCATTTAACACTTGATCTTGTTAAAGGAAGTGTGACCGGTAAGGTAGAAGGGGAAGCAGTATCCTTCGAGGCCGAGGAACATGGACTATATCAGCTTGAACTGGAAGCATTCGCGAAGGCCATTGAAGAAAAAAATCCTGAATTCGTGCTAGCAACCTATAAAGACAGTATTCAATCTCTATCAGTTGCCCTCGAAGCACTGGAGGTTCTTGAGGCTGATAAAAAGGTAAATAGTTAA
- a CDS encoding DUF624 domain-containing protein, which yields MGRALTFLMEWLWRLLYLNAIWILFSLPVITVIPATASMFSVLDKWVREDQHEPDFKVYFREFKRLFLKSYLLGLSIVLIGGLLFLDLLILRNAVSDIFVTIRYGLLLFSLLFLIAVSYSFPVYLRYQYPWYKTLFFSFMLGIRNPAITFLMSCGFLLVLLLFMFATGVGLLLFASSIALISTISAHFIISRLPEIVVD from the coding sequence ATGGGCAGAGCGCTTACTTTTTTAATGGAGTGGCTGTGGAGACTATTATATTTAAATGCAATCTGGATATTGTTTTCATTACCGGTCATTACCGTGATCCCAGCAACAGCTTCGATGTTTAGCGTACTGGACAAATGGGTTAGGGAAGATCAGCATGAGCCAGATTTTAAAGTCTATTTCCGTGAGTTTAAGAGATTATTTCTAAAAAGCTATCTGCTCGGGCTTTCCATTGTACTGATTGGCGGATTACTATTTTTAGACCTGCTGATTCTAAGAAATGCGGTTTCTGATATCTTTGTGACCATTCGCTATGGATTATTGTTGTTTAGCTTATTATTTTTAATTGCCGTGTCCTATAGTTTTCCTGTTTATCTGCGCTATCAGTACCCGTGGTATAAAACACTGTTTTTTTCTTTTATGCTAGGAATCCGTAACCCTGCTATCACATTTTTGATGTCGTGTGGCTTTTTGTTGGTTTTGTTACTGTTTATGTTTGCTACAGGTGTTGGTTTATTATTATTCGCGAGTTCAATAGCTTTAATCAGCACGATTTCTGCACATTTTATCATTAGTAGACTGCCAGAAATAGTGGTTGATTAA
- a CDS encoding ABC transporter substrate-binding protein → MKTVRKTLVSLLILAISFSLILAGCSSKESGATKSSGNSKDGEKVVIDFWTFWGSEIRRPIIEKIIDDFNKSQDRIEVKHTYLPFGDIWTKNLASIAAGNPADLIINDINAVGTRAKNNQITNLEKYLKKDPEVKDRFFPELYNATQYKGDTYALPFNTDTRLLFWNKDMFKEAGLDPNTPPKTWAELEEMGKKLDVKKGDKFERIGYLPNYGIESDVWMMNADGKAYWDFDANKPVINDETNVKALTWIKNYFDYYGDKTINNFKAEFGEQTADPFVAGKLAITTDNANFFTKLRDYGEGINFGVAPLPEMEPGTGNTSWGGGFVAEIPKGAKHPDEAWEFLKYLTDVQAQEFWAVKNFDIVANKEAAEKASGSADFTEEGKLVYSAANENMKQTLLTPFPVEAPDFINLIKPELELVLLGKKSPKQGLDAAQKAVEELVKSNK, encoded by the coding sequence ATGAAGACAGTAAGAAAAACATTAGTGTCGCTGTTAATTTTGGCAATAAGCTTCTCTTTAATCCTGGCTGGCTGTTCAAGCAAGGAATCCGGAGCAACAAAGTCAAGTGGAAATTCTAAAGACGGTGAAAAAGTTGTTATCGATTTCTGGACCTTTTGGGGTTCTGAAATACGCAGACCAATCATTGAAAAAATTATTGATGATTTCAATAAATCACAGGATAGAATTGAAGTAAAACATACATATCTTCCATTTGGGGATATTTGGACGAAAAACTTAGCATCAATCGCCGCCGGAAATCCAGCAGACTTAATCATTAACGATATAAACGCAGTTGGAACCCGTGCGAAAAACAATCAAATTACGAATCTTGAAAAATATTTGAAGAAGGACCCAGAAGTAAAGGACCGCTTCTTCCCAGAATTGTATAATGCTACTCAGTACAAAGGGGATACTTACGCATTGCCATTCAACACAGATACACGTCTCTTATTCTGGAATAAAGATATGTTTAAAGAAGCTGGCCTTGATCCTAATACACCACCAAAAACATGGGCAGAGTTAGAAGAAATGGGTAAAAAGCTAGATGTGAAAAAAGGAGATAAATTCGAAAGAATCGGTTATCTGCCAAACTATGGAATTGAATCAGATGTCTGGATGATGAATGCAGACGGAAAAGCCTACTGGGATTTTGATGCAAATAAACCGGTTATCAATGATGAAACAAACGTAAAAGCGTTAACATGGATTAAAAACTACTTTGACTATTACGGTGATAAAACCATTAATAATTTTAAGGCGGAATTTGGAGAGCAAACGGCAGATCCATTTGTTGCTGGTAAATTAGCAATAACTACTGATAATGCAAATTTCTTCACGAAACTAAGAGATTATGGTGAAGGAATAAACTTCGGGGTTGCCCCATTACCTGAAATGGAACCTGGAACCGGTAATACAAGCTGGGGCGGTGGATTTGTGGCTGAAATTCCTAAAGGAGCGAAACATCCTGATGAAGCATGGGAATTCCTGAAGTATTTAACTGACGTTCAAGCACAAGAATTCTGGGCAGTGAAGAACTTTGATATTGTTGCCAACAAAGAAGCAGCAGAAAAAGCTTCTGGTAGTGCAGATTTTACAGAGGAAGGCAAGTTGGTGTATTCGGCAGCAAATGAGAACATGAAACAAACTTTGCTTACGCCATTTCCAGTTGAAGCACCTGACTTTATCAATTTAATTAAACCTGAGCTTGAATTGGTTCTATTAGGGAAAAAGTCACCGAAACAAGGATTGGATGCCGCACAAAAGGCAGTAGAAGAGTTGGTTAAAAGTAACAAATAA
- a CDS encoding sugar ABC transporter permease: MERMISDKTVVTKKLKKSKVNASLQRKEGLQGYLFIAPWIIGFLFFMAGPLLFSLYGSFTNFNITSKMDFIGLDNFKKMFTNDPIIWLSLKNTLYFVVISVPLTTVGAVLLAVLLNQGIKGMRVFRTIFYLPAVLSGVGVYLLWMQLLSPSSGLVNTLLGFVGVEGPAWLTDPSWTKNALIFMKMWSVGGGMLLYLASLQGVSPSLYEAAEIDGASSFRKFFHITLPMITPVIFFDLVTSTIGAFQIFQEAYVMSDSGDGGPANSLVFFNLHMWNKAFEVFDMGYAMAMSWVLFIIILVLTVFNLKIAPRWVHYEGEDRK, from the coding sequence ATGGAAAGAATGATTTCAGACAAAACAGTAGTTACAAAAAAATTAAAAAAATCGAAAGTTAACGCCTCGTTACAGCGAAAAGAAGGATTGCAAGGATACCTTTTTATTGCACCTTGGATCATTGGGTTTCTGTTTTTTATGGCTGGACCACTGTTATTTTCCCTCTATGGAAGCTTTACCAATTTCAACATCACTTCAAAAATGGATTTTATCGGTCTTGATAACTTCAAAAAAATGTTTACAAATGACCCAATCATTTGGCTCTCACTGAAAAATACGCTTTATTTTGTCGTCATCTCTGTGCCGTTAACAACAGTAGGGGCTGTCCTGCTTGCTGTTCTTTTAAATCAGGGAATAAAGGGGATGCGAGTATTTCGAACCATTTTTTATTTACCGGCTGTTTTATCCGGTGTAGGCGTTTATTTGCTCTGGATGCAGCTTTTAAGTCCTTCTTCAGGATTGGTAAACACACTGCTTGGTTTTGTAGGGGTTGAAGGTCCTGCATGGCTGACAGATCCTTCCTGGACAAAGAACGCCTTAATTTTCATGAAAATGTGGAGTGTCGGCGGCGGAATGCTTTTGTACTTAGCAAGCCTTCAAGGTGTATCACCGTCCTTATATGAAGCAGCTGAGATTGACGGGGCAAGCTCGTTTAGGAAATTTTTTCATATTACATTGCCAATGATTACCCCAGTTATCTTTTTTGATCTTGTGACGAGTACAATTGGGGCCTTCCAGATATTTCAGGAAGCCTACGTAATGAGTGACAGTGGAGATGGAGGACCAGCCAATTCACTGGTATTCTTCAATCTACATATGTGGAACAAAGCGTTTGAGGTTTTCGATATGGGTTACGCAATGGCCATGTCATGGGTATTATTCATCATTATCCTTGTATTAACAGTTTTCAACCTAAAGATTGCCCCACGGTGGGTTCATTATGAAGGGGAGGATCGGAAATGA
- a CDS encoding carbohydrate ABC transporter permease → MSTAAQTNENYFKSANFKKKTGKTIVLIILILGSLLILSPIWWMIATSLKDMKEIMTYPPTFIPKEWHWENYLITLQKGPFLQYTLNTLFITFFVVIGNVVANSFIAYGFAKIQFKGRNVLFACVLATMMIPGFVTLVPQYVIYAKLGWLNTYLPLILPAFFGSAFNIFLLRQFFLTIPNELIEAAKIDGANHLYIWWKIFIPLAKPAIATVAIFSFNGAWNDFLGPLLYLNDESLYTLQLGLQIFKGQNDTQWNFLMAGSIMVLLPVITIFFFFQRYFIEGMNLTAGSKG, encoded by the coding sequence ATGAGTACAGCAGCCCAAACAAATGAAAATTATTTTAAAAGTGCGAATTTCAAGAAAAAAACTGGTAAAACCATTGTCCTAATCATTCTCATTTTAGGAAGTCTGTTAATTTTATCTCCAATCTGGTGGATGATCGCCACCTCTTTGAAGGATATGAAAGAAATCATGACCTATCCGCCAACCTTTATACCGAAAGAATGGCATTGGGAAAACTATTTAATAACACTGCAAAAAGGTCCCTTTTTGCAATATACCTTGAACACTCTGTTTATTACTTTTTTTGTTGTAATCGGAAATGTTGTGGCAAACTCGTTTATTGCTTACGGATTTGCAAAAATCCAGTTTAAAGGCCGGAATGTTTTGTTCGCATGCGTCCTTGCAACAATGATGATTCCCGGATTTGTTACACTAGTTCCGCAATATGTGATTTATGCAAAGCTGGGATGGTTAAACACCTATTTACCGTTAATTCTCCCTGCTTTCTTTGGAAGTGCCTTTAATATTTTCTTACTTAGACAGTTCTTTTTGACGATACCGAATGAACTAATTGAAGCCGCCAAAATTGATGGAGCTAATCATTTATATATATGGTGGAAAATTTTCATTCCACTGGCAAAACCGGCGATTGCCACTGTTGCCATTTTTTCATTTAATGGAGCATGGAATGATTTTCTTGGTCCACTATTATACCTAAATGATGAGTCTCTCTATACGCTGCAGTTGGGTTTGCAAATATTTAAAGGTCAAAATGATACTCAATGGAACTTTTTGATGGCAGGTTCGATTATGGTATTACTTCCGGTTATCACCATCTTCTTCTTCTTCCAGCGCTACTTTATTGAAGGAATGAACTTAACAGCTGGATCTAAGGGATAA